A region of the Nocardia nova SH22a genome:
CCGAGCGGATCGAGGACCCGGTCGCGGTGATGGGTAAGCGGCTGGGGCAGTTGCCCTATCGCCCGGAGACCGTCGACGAGCGGGCGCTGATCCGCGGCGCGATCGAACCGTACACACTGCGGAAGATCGCCGCCCGCGCCTGATCGCCCGGTCGATCACGTTGCACCACAATCGAATACGGCGGGCCGTCCGGGAATCGCTTCCCGGGCGGCCCGCATCGTCGTGCCACGGGACTCAGGCCCGCTCCTGGCGCCACTGGGCGGCGCGGTCGACGTAGCGATCCAGATGATCGGAGACGAAGACCTCCGGAAGCCAATCGTTGCCGGTCACCGCCGACGACCACACGAATGTCCGCACCGGTTCGTCGATGCCGATCAGCTCGATGGGCCGCAGATCGTATTCCGGATCCTCGAACGCCTCGATGATCCGCCAGTCCGCGGCGGTGAGCCCGCGCAGCACCACACCGCCCGCCATCCGGCCCGGCTGCACCACCAGTCCCGGATACAGCCGCTGCGGCAGGGTCGCGACCCGCCAGCCGCGCGCAACCGCGACATCCATCTCCGGTGTCCGCCCGAGCAACACGTCGAGCACGGGCCCGAACTGAAGAGTGCCGTAGGCGAACAGATCCGGGCCGGGATCGTCCGGCCGAGCCCGCCGCTGCTGCGGTGCGGGCTTGCGCGCCGCGCTCATCGTCCGGACCGCCCCGCGCCGGTGCCGCGGCACTTCTCCGTCGAACGGTCACCACATCCGTTTCCACTCGCACACCCGTTTCGCATCCCTCCACTGTGCCGAATGACCGGACAGCGATTCACACCGGGTAAACGTGACCTACGACACAGGTCGGATCGGCGCTGGTCGGCGGTTGCCGAAAGATCGCCGGAACGGTGCGGTAGTGGACCGCGCCGGGGCATGGGCACGGCTAGCCCACCGAGCGGACCGAGTTCCCGGTGACCCGGGCGAACAGCTCGGGATCATGCGAGTTCACGATGGTGATCTCGCCGCTGTGCGCGCGATTGAGCTCCACCAGCCGCCGCCGGTTCTCGTAGTAGGCGCCCCGCACGACCGTGTTCAGTTCGAAGGTCCACCAGAACAGCGACGACTTGGGCGTCACCGGATCGATCTCGCTCGCCGCATGGAACGCGTCACCGGCGTGCAGCAGCCAGCCCGCCCCGGAATCGACCGCCACACCGACATGTCCGCGAGTATGTCCGGGCAGCGGAATCACCAGGATCTCCGGCGGTATGCCCGGCAGATCCCGCACCGCGCGGAACCCGAACCATTCGTCGGTGCCGTCGAGTTCGTTGACCATCCAGCGCGGCCCGTGCGACCACTGCGCGGCGCGATACCGCCTCCGCTCGGCGAACGTGCGCCCGGCGGTCGCGGCCCGGAACTCCGGTCCGTACACGTGCACGGTCGCGTTCGGGAAATCGGCGAGGCCCGCGGCGTGATCGAAGTCGAGATGGGTCAGGATGACATTTCGCACGTCGGCCGGGTCGTAGCCGAGAGCCTGGATCTGACGGACGGCCGTCTCGTGTTCGGTCGGCCGGATGCCCATCACCATGCGCATCGGCCCGACCAACCGGCCCGGATCCCGCACGCAGTCGAGTCCGAAGCCGGTGTCCACCAGCACCAACCCGGTCCTGGTCTCGATGAGCAAACAGTGGTCCACGATTCCCATGGCCATGGTGCCGCAATTGAGGTGATGAATCCGCACGCGCCGAGCGTTCCAGACGCCCACCGCCCGGTCAATCGGGGCGGGCGGTGGTGGAATTTCTCATAACGGACGCTGGGTGCGAATGATTTCCGCCAGCTGCTCGTAGTCCTCCACGCGCGCGGTCGATCCGCGGAACACCAGGCCGATCGTGCGGCCGGGCGCGGGGGCGGCGAAACGCGCGATATCCAGTGTGCCGCGCGAGGTTTCGGCGGCGACCGCCATCTCCGGGATCAACGTCACCCCGAGGCCGCCTCCGACGCACTGCACCACCGTGGTCAGCGAGGCCGCGCGGGTGTCGCCGACCGGTCCCGGCCGGACATCCTGGGAGCGGCACAGATCCAGTGTCTGGTCCCGCAGACAGTGCCCTTCGTCGAGCAGCAGCAGCGGCAGTTCGTCCAGCTCCGCGGGCGTGATGTCGGACCGGCCGGCCAGTTCGTGCCCGATCGGCGTCACCATGACGAATTCCTCGGTGTAGAGCGGGATTTCGACCATGCCGGAAGCGTCGGCGGGCAGTGCCAGCATCGCGACGTCGAGAACGCCGGTGCGCAGGCCGTCGAGCAGCCGCGCCGTCTGATCCTCGATGACGTGCGGAACCAACGCGGGCAGGCGGCGGCGGAGCTCGGGCAGCAGCGTCGGCAGCACATAGGGCGCCACGGTAGGGATGATGCCCATCCGTACCGTGCCGCCCAATCCGTCACCGGCCGCGGTGGCCACGAAACGATCGGCGGCCTCGAGTGTCGCCATCGCTTGGGGCAGTAGCCGTTTGCCCGCGGCGGTCACCAGCACCCGGCGTGTGCTGCGCTCGATCAGCTGCAGACCCAGTCCGTTTTCCAGTGATGCCAGCGCCTGCGATAGCGTGGGTTGGCTCACACTCAGATGAGCCGCGGCGGTGCCGAAATGACGGTATTCGGCGATCGCCACGAACGCACGCAGCTGTGACAGGGTGGGCTGATAAGTCTGATCAGTCACACCTATCAGTGTAATACAACTGATCGCCTTTACCTTTTAGCGGGTTTTGGGCAAGATCGACTGTGCAAGCTTCGACGGTGTCCCCGCACCCAGGCGATGCCGTCACCCCCATGTCGTCTCACTGCGACATGAGTCCTTCCACACGACATAAGGAGACACCATGGCTCTGCTGACCATCGGCGACCAGTTCCCCGCCTACAACCTGACCGCGGTCATCGGCGGCGATCTGTCGAAGGTGAACGCGCAGCAGCCCGACGACTACTTCACCCAGATCTCGAGCGACGATCACGCCGGCAAGTGGCGCATCGTCTTCTTCTGGCCGAAGGACTTCACCTTCGTCTGCCCGACCGAGATCGCCGCCTTCGGCAAGCTGAACGACGAGTTCGCCGACCGCGACGCCCAGGTGCTCGGTGCGTCGGTCGACAACGAGTTCGTGCACTTCCAGTGGCGGGCCCAGCACGAGGATCTCAAGACCCTCCCCTTCCCCATCCTGAGCGACCTCAAGCGTGAGCTGGTCGAGACCACCGGCGTGCTCAACGCCGACGGCGTCGCCGACCGCGCGACCTTCATCGTCGACCCCAACAACGAGGTCCAGTTCGTTTCCGTCACCGCCGGTTCCGTGGGCCGCAACGTCGACGAGGTGCTGCGCGTGCTCGACGCCCTGCAGTCCGACGAGCTGTGCGCCTGCAACTGGAAGAAGGGCGACCCGACCATCGACGCCGGTGAACTGCTCGCCGCCAGCGTCTGATCCCTGAGGAGTAATACGCAGTGTCCGTGGAGAACCTGAAGAATTCGCTTCCCGAATACGCCAAGGACCTCAAGCTCAACCTGTCGTCGATCGCGCGCTCGACCGTGCTGGGCGAACAGCAGCTGTGGGGCACCCTGCTCGCCGCGGCGGCCGCCACCCGGTCGGCCACCACGCTGCGCGAGATCGGCGAAGAGGCCGCCGACACCCTGTCCGCGGAGGCGTACAACGCCGCGCTGGGCGCCGCGACCGTCATGGGTATGAACAATGTGTTCTACCGGGGCCGCGCATTTCTCGACGGTCGCTACGACGATCTGCGGGCCGGGCTGCGGATGCAGATCATCGGCAATCCGGGCGTCGACAAGGCCGATTTCGAACTGTGGTCGTTCGCGGTGTCGTCGATCAACGGCTGCCAGCACTGCCTGGAGGCCCACGAGCACACCCTGCGTGAGGCCGGTGTGTCACGCGAGGTGATCTTCGAAGCGCTGCGGGTGGCCGCGATCGTCGCCGGTGTCGGGCAGGCCGTGCAGGCCAGCGAGACCCTGGCGGCGACCACGGTCTGAGTTCGCTGCCGATGTCCCCGTCCCGTCGGGACGGGGACATCGTCGTTTCGGCACGGGACCAGCGGGGCGGCTTCGGTACGAGGGTGCCGATCCGATCATTTGCTGCGAGTACGCTGAACCAGCATGAGCGAATTCGGCAGCGCAGGGACCCAGGTCGAAGTGGTGCGGGTGTTCACCGATCCGGCGGGCCGATTCGGCAATCCGCTCGGTATCGCCCGGGCCTCGACGGTGCTCGACGCCGACCATCAGGCGCTGGCCGCGCGCGTCGGCCACAGCGAGACGGTCGTGGTGAACGATCCGGTCGGCGGGCGCACCCGGATGCGGATCTACACCCCCGCCCGTGAGTTGCCGTTCGCCGGGTATCCCCTGCTGGGCACGTGCTGGTGGCTGGCCGACCAGGGGCAGCCGGTGAAGGTGATCGATGTTCCCGCCGGGCCGGTCGAGGTGCAGATGCTCGACGACGGGCTGGTGTGGCTGCGCGCCCGTGCCGAATGGGCGCCCGAGTTCACCTTCGACCAGTTCACCGACGGCAAGTTGCTCGATACCGTCGATCCCCGGCATTTCACGGAAGGCCAGCACTACATCTGGACCTGGACCAACGAGGCCCGCGGCGCGATCCACTCGCGAATGTTCGCCCCCGCGTTGGGAATCGCCGAGGACGAGGCGACCGGTGCGGCCGCGATCGCGCTCACCGCACAGCTGCGCCGCAGCCTGATCATCACCCAGGGCTCGGGTTCGCAGCTGTTCACCGAATGGGACTCCGACGGCTGGGTACGCCTGGGCGGGCGCGTGGTCGCCGACCACCCCGTGCTGCTGTAGGAACCGCTCAGCCCGCGACGGCGGCGACGAGCATGTACGCCGTACCGAGATCCATCACCACATGTGGCACGGCGCCCAGGGCCCCCGGCACTCCCGGCAGATGCGAGATGTCGTGCCGCAGCAGATGTCTCGTGCGCGGAACCATCAGCAGCACGGCGTCGGCGGCGAACAGCGCGGCGGCGATCGACACGGGCACGACGGGGGCCGTCGACATCGCGCCGCCGCCGTGGTGGTGCCCCGACATCACCCACAGCATCGCCACCGCCGCGACCAGGTGATAGGCCACCGCCGGTGTGCGGAAGCCCGCGGTGGTGAATCGCTTGTGCCACTGCCCCGTTCGCACCACCAGCAGCAGCGCGTACACCACGACCATCGCGGTGAGTACGCCCCGGATCGCGTCGGGGGCCATGGTCGCCGGGAACAGCAGCATGGCCAGCATGACCAGGCACATCATCAGGTGCGCGGCGTCGGCCTCGTGATCGGCCTCTCCCGCCGACCACATCCCCGCCCTGGACGCGCCGGACACCACCGGCACGGAGATGTGGCGCACCACCACGATCGCCGCCGCGACCACGAAAGCGCCGATCACACCCCATCGCAGCGCAGCATGCTCGGTCATGAAAGAGCCCACACCCCACCACCTTCCGCCGCGAGATCTCGACCCCACCATGCTCGCATCCGGTGATCGAATGCGCTGCCCATCCGGCGGGATTCGGGCACCGGAGGGGCAGCTGCCGGACCGGTGCCGGGGGCGTCGGCGTGGTCGCCGAGCTGGCCGGTGTCGCCGCATTCGCCGACACGAGACTGGATTCGACGCTGCCAGCACGACCGCAACGCGTACCCGGCCAAAGCACATCGAGAACGGCACGGGCCGGGGTTCGTGCCGCCGACATGACGCGACACTGTCGAGCCGACCCACGCCAGCGACGGACCTACCGGCGCGGGAGCCGCCCCGCCACGACCGACACGACATCACCAGCCAGACACGCCGCCAACAGGATTCGGCGCTGTCGGGTGGACCTGATGCCATCAGCCCGATTCGCCCCGTCAGCCGAGGTGACGCCGGGCGCACTCAGCCCAACGCGCGTCCGATTGCCGCAGCGAGTTCGGCGACCTGCTCATCGGTGATGACGAAGGACGGCGAGATCTGCAGCGCGCCTTGGCCCGCGGCGCGGCCCGAGACCCCCTGAGCGCGCAGCGCTTTCACCATCGTGGGCCCCTCGGAGGGCTCGGCGAGCTGGATCGCCGCGACCGCGCCCAGACCGCTGCGTACCTCCGCCACCCGCGGATGCGCCGCCAGCGGTGCGAGGTGCTCGTGCAGGAGCGACTCGACGTTCTTGCTGGCGTCGAGCAGATTCTCGCGTTCGATGATGTCCAGATTCGCCATGGCGGCCGCGGCCGAACCGGCGTGACCGCCGTAGGTGTAACCGTGCCGGAACCACACTCCACCGGCGAAGAACGGCTCGGCCACCCGCGGAGCCACGAACACCGCGCCCATCGGCAGATAGCCGGAGGTCAGCCCCTTCGCGGTGGTCATCAGATCCGGTTCCAGGCCGAATCTGGTGGAGGCGAACCAGGATCCGCCGATCCGGCCGAATCCGGTCACGACCTCGTCGGCGACGAAGAGGATGTCATTGTCCCGGCACAGCCTGCGCACCTGTTCCAGATAGCCCTCCGGCGGCAGATACACCCCACCGGCGCCGATGATCGGCTCGCAGAAGAACGCGGCGATCCGATCGGCGCCGACCTCGTCGATCAGCGTGCTCAACGATTCCGCGCTGTCCCATTCCACCGTGCGGGTATCGGTCATCAGCTCGCCGTAGCCGTCGTGATTGACCGGAATTCCCGCCAGCGCCGTACCGGCGACATGCATCCCGTGATAGGCCAGCCGACGGCCCACCAGCAGGGTCTTGTCCGGGCGGCCGAGCTCACGCCAGTACCGGCGGGCGAGTTTGGCGGCGGTGTCGACCGAATCCGAACCGCCGGAGGTGAACATGACCTTGCTCCCCGGCACCGGCGCCAGCTCCGCGAGCCGCTCCGCCAGCCGCTGCGTGACCGGCGCGGCCAGATCGCCGAAATTCGAATAGTGCGCGAGTGTCGACAGCTGCGCCGCGACCGCGTCGGCGATCTCGCGGCGGCCGTGGCCGACATTGGTGAACCACAGCCCGGCGGTCGCGTCGAGGTAGCGTCGTCCGGCCTCGTCCCAGATGTAGGCGCCCTCACCGCGGGCCACCACGAACGCGCCCTCTCGCTCCACCGCGCCCATATCCGCGAATCCGTGCCACAACGCGCCCATCGCAGGCTCCTCCTACGTCGTACCTGGCGGCGATACCTGCCGCCGCGTCGCCAGACTACCCGCGCGGCATCGTGCGGGCCCGGCCAGAGATGGTCTCGCTACCAGATGGCTACCTGCAGTTTCCGGGCCGATGCCGCCCGATGCCCGGACGACGTCGCCACGCGGACCGCGGATGCGGGTCACCGATCGCGGAACGGCACCGTCGGCGACGCCCGGACCCGACCACGACGGACGACGGCCGAGATTCCACTCACGGCGTAATCCGCAGCGGCGCGGCAACTCTCGGCGCGAAGACGGTGCCGCGCGGGACGCGGATCCCCAGCGGCGCCCGCGCAGGTCGGTTATCCGGCCGGACGTGCCGCCACGGCGTGCCGCCCGCCGGATTCGGTCCGCGGCCGGTGCCGCACCGTGTTCGCCACCGGTACCACCACCGCCCGCACCCGCTCCCGGACCAGAGCGGCGATGCCCACCAGCACCGACAGCACCTGGAGGGCGCGGACCCACATCGGCCTTCCGGAACCTGGAGTCATGGCCCGATGGTGACATGCCGACGGCCGGATCGGAACCAAGGTCACCCCAATAGCAACATTTCGGTTATCTGAATGGCCGAGGCCGGGCCCAGCGCCCTGACCAGCCCCGTCGGCGGTTTCGCTACGCTGGTCGATGCAATGACCTCGACTGCCGCCCGCACCCGTGAACTCCGCGCTCGCCTCACCGATCTCACCCTTCGTGACGAACACCGGCTCCGTCGGCGGCTCGACAAGGCCCGGTCGGACGAGGAACTGGAGCGGCTGGACCGGGAGATCGGCCAGGCGTCCGGCCGGATCGAGGCCCGCCGCGCCGCGGTCCCGGCGATCCGGTACCCCGAGCAACTGCCGGTCTCGGCCCACCGCGACGACATCGCCGCCGCGATCGCCGCCCATCAGGTCGTGATCGTCGCCGGCGCCACCGGATCCGGTAAGACCACCCAGATCCCCAAGATCTGCCTGGAACTCGGCCGCGGTGTCCGGGGCACCATCGGGCACACCCAGCCGCGGCGGCTGGCCGCGCGCACCGTCGCCGAACGCATTGCCGCCGAACTCGATACCGAACTCGGCGACGTGGTCGGCTACACGGTGCGATTCACCGATCAGGCATCGGATCGCACGCTGGTCAAGCTGATGACCGACGGTATTCTGCTGGCCGAGATCCAGCGCGACCGTCTATTGCGCCGCTACGACACGATCATCATCGACGAGGCGCACGAGCGCAGCCTCAATATCGACTTCCTGCTCGGCTATCTGCGTTCGCTGCTGCCGAAGCGCCCGGATCTGAAGGTGATCATCACCTCGGCGACCATCGATCCGGAACTGTTCGCACGTCACTTCGCCGATCCGACCACCGGCGAACCCGCGCCGATCGTGGAGGTCTCCGGCCGGTCCTATCCGGTCGAGATCCGCTACCGGCCGCTGGCTCCGGAGATGTCGGCGACCCGGGACGACGACGAACTCGGCTCCGACGCGACGCCCCGCGGCGTCTCGCGGTCCGCGGCCGCGGAGGCGCGCGATCAGACCGACGCGATCGGTGACGCGGTACGCGAACTGCTCGCCGAGGGCGACGGCGATGTGCTGGTCTTCCTGTCCGGTGAGCGCGAGATCCGCGACACCGCCGACGCGCTGCGGGATCTGCGGCTGCCCCGCACCGAGATCCTGCCGCTGTACGCACGACTGTCGGCGGCCGAACAGCATCGAGTGTTCCAGTCGCACACCGGCCGTCGCGTGGTGCTGGCCACCAATGTCGCCGAGACCTCGCTGACCGTTCCGGGCATTCGTTACGTCGTCGATCCCGGAACCGCGCGCATCTCCCGCTATTCGATGCGCACCAAGGTACAGCGCCTGCCGATCGAACCGATTTCGCAGGCCTCGGCCCGGCAGCGGTCCGGGCGATGCGGTCGCGTCGCCGACGGCATCTGCATCCGGCTCTACTCGGAGGACGATTTCGACAGTCGCCCGACCTTCACCGAACCGGAGATCCTGCGCACCAATCTCGCCGCGGTCATCCTGCAGATGACCGCACTCGGGCTCGGCGACATCGAGAGCTTTCCGTTCGTCGAGCCACCGGACCGGCGCGCGATCCGCGACGGCATCGCCCTGCTGCTGGAACTGGGCGCACTCGGGCGCAATGTCACGGAGTCGGCTCCGGGGCGCGGCAGGCGGCGCCGCGGTCGAGGCGAAGCCGCTGCGGTCACCGACGGCCGGGTGCACGCACCGGAGAGCGGCGAGGATCTGGCACTGACGCCGGTGGGGCGGCAGATGGCCCAGTTGCCGGTCGATCCGCGGATGGCGCGCATGCTGGTCGCCGCCGAGGCGGGCGGCTGCCTGGCCGAGGTGCTGGTGATCGTGGCGGCCCTGTCGATCCAGGACGTGCGCGAGCGGCCCGCCGAATTCCAGCAGGCCGCCGATACGAAACACGCCCGGTTCGCTGTCGGCGGTTCGGACTTCCTGGCCTACCTGCGGCTCTGGGACTATCTGCGCGGGAAGCGGAAATCTCTGTCGGCCAACCAGTTCCGCCGCATGTGCCGCGACGAGTTCCTGCACTACCTGCGGATCCGCGAATGGCAGGATCTGCAGGGGCAGTTACGCACGATCACCCGCGGACTGGGCTGGACGGCGAGCGATTCGATCGGCACGCGGGACGATTCGCAGGCGCCCGACGGCGAGGTCGCGCCGCCGATTCCGAACGGCGACGCCGTCCATCGCGCCCTGCTGGCCGGAATGCTGTCGCATATCGGGGTGCGCGAGGCCGAATCGCGGGAATTCCTCGGCGCTCGCGGCGCCAAGTTCATGATCTTCCCCGGTTCGGGGCTGGCGAAGAAGCCGCCGCGCTGGGTGATGGCCGCGGAGCTGGTCGAAACCTCCCGGCTGTGGGGGCGGATGGCGGCGCGGATCGAACCCGAGTGGGCCGAACAACTCGCCGGAGATCTGGTCAAACGCAGCTATTCCGAACCACATTGGTCATCGAAACGCGGCGCCGCGATGGCCTACGAACGGGTGACTCTCTACGGCATCCCGCTGGTCACACAGCGACGGATCGACTTCGGGCGGATCGACCCGCAGCTGTCGCGTGAACTGTTCATCCGGCACGCGCTGGTCCAGGGTGAGTGGCAGACCCGGCACCGGTTCTTCCAGCGCAACCGCGATCTGCTCGAGGACGTGGCGGATCTGGAACACCGGGCGCGCCGCCGGGACATCCTGGTCGACGATCAGGTGTTGTTCGACTTCTACGACGCCCGCGTTCCCGCCGATGTGGTGTCGGTGCGGCATTTCGACAGCTGGTGGCGCAAGGCCGAATCCGCGGATCCCGATCTGCTCGATTTCTCGGCCGCCACCGTGGTCAACGCCGCGGCCGCGACGCTGGATCCGGCCGCCTACCCCGACAGCTGGCGCCAAGGCGAGCTGAGTTTCCCCCTCACCTATCAATTCGAGCCCGGACAGGCCGACGACGGTGTGACGGTGCATGTTCCGGTGGCACAGCTCGCCCATGTGCGAGCGGTCGGATTCGATTGGCTGGTCCCGGGAATGCGCGCGGAGCTCGCCGCCGCGCTGATCAAGACGCTGCCGAAACAGTTGCGGCGCAGCGTGGTTCCCGCTCCGGATTTCGCCGAGGCGGCCCTGGCCCGGCTCACCGCCCGGGCCGAGCCGCTGCGCACCGGTCTCGCGCGGGAACTGACGGCGCTGGCCGGGACGCCGATCGCCCCGGCCGACCTCGATCCCGCGGCACTGCCGGAACATCTGCGGATGACCTTCGCGGTCGAAGGACCCGACGGCGCGGTCCTCGCCCGCGGCAAGAGCCTCGCCGCCCTGAAGACCCAGCTGGCACAACAGATTTCCCAGTCGGTGGCCGAGGCCACCAGTGCGGCCGAACGACCACCCGCCACGAGCTGGACCACCCGGACACTCGGCACGGTGCCGCAGACCATCCGGCGCGAGGTCGGCGGGCAGACCATCACCGGCTATCCCGCACTGGTCAGCGAGGGCGACGGCGTCGCGGTGCGGGTGCTGTCCTCACCGGCCGAACAGCGCGCGGCGATGCGAATCGGCACCCGGGCCCTGTTGCTGCGCGAACTGCCGACCGCGCTGCGGACCGCGACCGCCGGGATGTCGTCCGCCGATCGCCTTGCGCTGAGCCAGAATCCGTACGGATCGCTGGAGGGGCTGATCGAGGACTGCCGCGCCTGCGCGGCCGACGAACTGGTGGCCGCCCACGGCGGTCCCGTGCGCGGCCCGGAGGAGTTCACTCGGCTGGTCGAACGGGTCCGGCCGCAGTTCGCGGAGACGGTCGCGCGGGTGCTCGCGCTGGTCGTGCCGATTCTGGCGGCCGCGCACCGGGTGCGCGCGGCCCTGTCCGCCACCACCGATCGCGATATCGCCGACGATGTGCGCGGGCAGCTCGACGATCTGGTCTTCGACGGTTTCGTCAGTGAATTCGGCAGTGCCCGGCTCCGGGAGATACCGCGCTATCTGCGTGCCGCCGAGGCGCGATTGCTCGCCCTGCCCGGATCCGCCGACCGCGATCGGCAGGGCATGGCCGAGTTGGACCGCGTCCACGCGGCGTACACGCGACTGCTCGGCCGACTTCCGGAATCGCGTCGCGGTACCGCCGATGTCACCGGGATCTGGTGGATGATCGAGGAATTGCGGGTGAGCCTGTTCGCACAGCAACTCGGAACTCCCCATCCGGTGTCGGCCAAGCGAATCATCAAGGCGATGGACGGAATCGGCGCGGCACCGGCCCGGCCGCGCTGATCAGTCCGCGCTCGCCGCGACCGACCGCTCGGTGCGATGCCTGCGCAGATCGGCGATCTCGCGTTCGAAATCGTCGGCGGAGCTGAAGGACCGATAGACCGAGGCGAAACGCAGATAGGCGACCTCGTCGAGATCACGCAGCGGTCCGAGAATCGCCAGGCCGACCTCGTGGCTCGGCACCTCGGGAGACCCCTTCGCGCGCACCGCGTCCTCGACCTGCTGGGCCAGCAGGTTCAGGGCGTCGTCGTCGACCTCGCGTCCCTGACAGGCGCGGCTCACACCGCGAATGACCTTCTCCCGGCTGAACGGTTCGGTGACTCCACTGCGTTTGACGACCGACAGGATCGCCGTCTCGACGGTGGTGAAGCGCCGCCCACACTGCGGACAGGCGCGACGGCGCCTGATCGCGCTACCTTCCTCGGCCTCACGCGAGTCGACCACCCGCGAATCCGGGTGCCGACAGTACGGGCAATGCATCCGGGATCCTTTGTCGATGCTTGCGTCGGTACGTGTTGAGCCGCCACTTTCGACCGGACGGTCGGCAGGTGCGAACTCGATACGTATGTCCTGAGCTTTTCCAGGATACCCGGACCGCGATCCCCACGGCCCATGCGGACCCGGCGCCCGCCCGCTCAGGCCGCCGATAGCCACCGACCGGGCGTCACGACGCGGGGACCAGCAGGGTGCGCCCGGTGGCGACCTCGGCGCCACGTAGGCCGTTCAGATCCACGATGCGCGCGACGGTGTCGCGCACCGGCTTCGCGGGCGCCACCCGTTGCGCCACCTCCGACAGCGATTCCCCCGGTTGCACCTGAACCGTCTGCGTGGCGGCCGGGGGTTCCACGCTGCGGACGTGCGCGATGCCGATCAGGCCGCACACCGCGACGGCGGTGATGAGAGCGGTGGCGGCCAGTGTCGCCAGACCCGCGCGGGCTCGCTCCACCCGTTGCAGCGGATGCGAGCCACGGGGCAGCCGCGCGACCGAGACCCCGTCGTAGCCAACGGCATCCGACGGGCGGCGCGCACCGGACGGGCGTCGGGAATCGGTGCGGGGCGCCGCGGCGCGCACCGGACGGGTGGTACGGACCGGGCGCTCGTCGGCCGAGCCGAACCGGATGTCGATCGTGCTGAATTC
Encoded here:
- a CDS encoding LysM peptidoglycan-binding domain-containing protein; protein product: MRTAVEEFSTIDIRFGSADERPVRTTRPVRAAAPRTDSRRPSGARRPSDAVGYDGVSVARLPRGSHPLQRVERARAGLATLAATALITAVAVCGLIGIAHVRSVEPPAATQTVQVQPGESLSEVAQRVAPAKPVRDTVARIVDLNGLRGAEVATGRTLLVPAS
- the hrpA gene encoding ATP-dependent RNA helicase HrpA, with translation MTSTAARTRELRARLTDLTLRDEHRLRRRLDKARSDEELERLDREIGQASGRIEARRAAVPAIRYPEQLPVSAHRDDIAAAIAAHQVVIVAGATGSGKTTQIPKICLELGRGVRGTIGHTQPRRLAARTVAERIAAELDTELGDVVGYTVRFTDQASDRTLVKLMTDGILLAEIQRDRLLRRYDTIIIDEAHERSLNIDFLLGYLRSLLPKRPDLKVIITSATIDPELFARHFADPTTGEPAPIVEVSGRSYPVEIRYRPLAPEMSATRDDDELGSDATPRGVSRSAAAEARDQTDAIGDAVRELLAEGDGDVLVFLSGEREIRDTADALRDLRLPRTEILPLYARLSAAEQHRVFQSHTGRRVVLATNVAETSLTVPGIRYVVDPGTARISRYSMRTKVQRLPIEPISQASARQRSGRCGRVADGICIRLYSEDDFDSRPTFTEPEILRTNLAAVILQMTALGLGDIESFPFVEPPDRRAIRDGIALLLELGALGRNVTESAPGRGRRRRGRGEAAAVTDGRVHAPESGEDLALTPVGRQMAQLPVDPRMARMLVAAEAGGCLAEVLVIVAALSIQDVRERPAEFQQAADTKHARFAVGGSDFLAYLRLWDYLRGKRKSLSANQFRRMCRDEFLHYLRIREWQDLQGQLRTITRGLGWTASDSIGTRDDSQAPDGEVAPPIPNGDAVHRALLAGMLSHIGVREAESREFLGARGAKFMIFPGSGLAKKPPRWVMAAELVETSRLWGRMAARIEPEWAEQLAGDLVKRSYSEPHWSSKRGAAMAYERVTLYGIPLVTQRRIDFGRIDPQLSRELFIRHALVQGEWQTRHRFFQRNRDLLEDVADLEHRARRRDILVDDQVLFDFYDARVPADVVSVRHFDSWWRKAESADPDLLDFSAATVVNAAAATLDPAAYPDSWRQGELSFPLTYQFEPGQADDGVTVHVPVAQLAHVRAVGFDWLVPGMRAELAAALIKTLPKQLRRSVVPAPDFAEAALARLTARAEPLRTGLARELTALAGTPIAPADLDPAALPEHLRMTFAVEGPDGAVLARGKSLAALKTQLAQQISQSVAEATSAAERPPATSWTTRTLGTVPQTIRREVGGQTITGYPALVSEGDGVAVRVLSSPAEQRAAMRIGTRALLLRELPTALRTATAGMSSADRLALSQNPYGSLEGLIEDCRACAADELVAAHGGPVRGPEEFTRLVERVRPQFAETVARVLALVVPILAAAHRVRAALSATTDRDIADDVRGQLDDLVFDGFVSEFGSARLREIPRYLRAAEARLLALPGSADRDRQGMAELDRVHAAYTRLLGRLPESRRGTADVTGIWWMIEELRVSLFAQQLGTPHPVSAKRIIKAMDGIGAAPARPR
- the nrdR gene encoding transcriptional regulator NrdR; this translates as MHCPYCRHPDSRVVDSREAEEGSAIRRRRACPQCGRRFTTVETAILSVVKRSGVTEPFSREKVIRGVSRACQGREVDDDALNLLAQQVEDAVRAKGSPEVPSHEVGLAILGPLRDLDEVAYLRFASVYRSFSSADDFEREIADLRRHRTERSVAASAD